A region of Myxococcus stipitatus DSM 14675 DNA encodes the following proteins:
- a CDS encoding phospholipase D-like domain-containing protein, translating into MRPIQAELLSGRELYREVVLEKLLHARESVWIATANVKAMYVESKGRFVPLVEVLDGLAAKGLSLRLLHAELPSRPFRAAFDARARLVAGGLELKVCPRVHFKAVVVDGAWAYLGSANLTGAGLGAKGDAVRNFELGFVTEDFDVIDRVTALYEAVWSGAECRACRLRAVCPDPIIPAPTKKGGMRSSRGAARLGKARRLTRHTSEPRRR; encoded by the coding sequence ATGCGACCCATCCAGGCGGAGCTGCTGTCCGGACGCGAGCTGTACCGGGAGGTGGTGCTGGAGAAGCTGCTCCACGCGCGCGAGTCGGTGTGGATTGCGACGGCGAACGTGAAGGCCATGTACGTGGAGTCGAAGGGGCGCTTCGTGCCGCTGGTGGAGGTGCTGGATGGGCTGGCGGCGAAGGGGCTCTCGCTGCGGCTGTTGCATGCGGAGCTGCCCAGCCGTCCGTTCCGGGCGGCGTTCGACGCGCGGGCGCGGCTGGTGGCCGGAGGGCTGGAGCTGAAGGTCTGCCCGCGCGTCCACTTCAAGGCGGTGGTGGTGGACGGGGCGTGGGCCTACCTGGGGAGCGCCAACCTCACGGGCGCGGGGCTGGGGGCGAAGGGCGACGCGGTGCGAAACTTCGAGCTGGGCTTCGTGACGGAGGATTTCGACGTCATCGACCGCGTGACGGCGCTCTACGAAGCGGTGTGGAGTGGGGCCGAGTGCCGGGCGTGCAGACTTCGCGCGGTGTGTCCGGACCCGATAATCCCCGCACCCACGAAGAAGGGTGGGATGCGAAGCTCTCGCGGCGCCGCGCGGTTGGGCAAGGCCCGCCGGCTCACGCGCCACACCTCGGAGCCCCGACGACGATGA
- a CDS encoding fatty acid desaturase family protein, translated as MNRPLAAPTLDLPQLAVHALWWAWFPAFLLSWDHLGLWGRVGMCVVGWAVLFWNYAVLHNHMHVTIARPRPLHWLFSRTLGMACGFPYRGYFIHHFNHHRFNDGPGDWGQRRPGESALRYCLRSALTPWFWPFEAVANVWRWARRHHQRTELVLDFLIVDGALLAVIVWRPALGLAWWGVLLVGQFCIHWLNLAAHFETDSTQRGALGTTSTSRLYNLFFFNAGYHQAHHLKPQAPWRVLPVMTQELSGKALVRPELVTSRAPINPLWVVKVAKRYSAEPCDRQTASTITSRTHSAAT; from the coding sequence ATGAATCGCCCCCTCGCCGCCCCCACTCTCGATTTGCCGCAGCTCGCGGTGCACGCGTTGTGGTGGGCCTGGTTCCCCGCCTTCTTGTTGAGCTGGGACCACCTGGGCCTCTGGGGCCGCGTGGGGATGTGCGTGGTCGGCTGGGCGGTGTTGTTCTGGAACTACGCCGTGCTGCACAACCACATGCACGTCACCATCGCGCGTCCCCGCCCGCTGCACTGGCTCTTCTCCAGGACGCTGGGGATGGCCTGTGGGTTCCCCTATCGGGGTTACTTCATCCACCACTTCAACCACCACCGGTTCAACGACGGCCCCGGTGACTGGGGCCAGCGCCGCCCGGGGGAAAGCGCCCTGCGCTATTGCCTGCGCTCGGCGCTGACGCCGTGGTTCTGGCCCTTCGAGGCCGTGGCCAACGTGTGGCGTTGGGCCCGCCGCCATCACCAGCGGACGGAGCTGGTCCTGGACTTCCTCATCGTCGATGGCGCCCTCCTGGCCGTCATCGTCTGGAGGCCCGCGCTGGGACTGGCCTGGTGGGGGGTGCTCCTGGTGGGCCAGTTCTGCATCCACTGGCTCAACCTGGCGGCCCACTTCGAGACGGACTCCACCCAACGGGGGGCCCTGGGCACCACGTCCACGTCCCGTCTGTACAACCTGTTCTTTTTCAATGCGGGTTACCACCAGGCCCACCACCTGAAGCCCCAGGCGCCGTGGCGGGTGCTGCCGGTCATGACGCAGGAGCTGTCCGGCAAGGCGCTGGTGCGCCCGGAACTGGTGACGTCCCGGGCCCCCATCAATCCCTTGTGGGTGGTCAAGGTGGCGAAGCGCTATTCTGCCGAGCCGTGCGATCGGCAGACGGCGTCGACGATTACTTCCAGGACCCACTCGGCCGCTACCTAG
- a CDS encoding helix-turn-helix transcriptional regulator, protein MEQRLATIIGNAVRAARQRLELTQADVAERVGIATEVYGRLERGHMLPSVRTLRKLCLVLNCSSDVLLGMSGVEGAPALAEDPPEYRERPEVRRLLRTVRKLDAPQLRLLGQVAHALES, encoded by the coding sequence ATGGAACAACGACTGGCCACCATCATTGGAAATGCAGTTCGCGCGGCGCGGCAGCGGCTGGAGCTCACCCAGGCCGATGTGGCCGAGCGCGTGGGTATCGCCACCGAGGTGTACGGACGGCTGGAGCGTGGACACATGCTCCCCAGCGTCCGCACGCTGAGGAAGCTGTGTCTGGTTCTCAACTGCTCCTCGGACGTGCTGCTCGGCATGTCCGGCGTCGAAGGCGCTCCCGCCCTCGCCGAGGACCCGCCGGAGTACCGCGAGCGTCCCGAGGTGCGCCGGCTCCTGCGCACCGTTCGCAAGCTGGATGCGCCTCAGCTGCGGCTCCTGGGACAAGTCGCCCACGCGCTCGAGTCGTGA
- a CDS encoding aldehyde dehydrogenase family protein — protein sequence MRVVKLEEELVPRGLREAFDRLRARRWEVARRGAGERLARLEKLKALILERREALADALHADFRKPRAEVEATEVLPVLMELEHVRKQLKGWMKPRKVATPLLLSGTSSHVRSEPRGVVLVLAPWNYPFNLLMLPLVGAVAAGNTVMCKPSEKTPHTSAFLAALLRDAFPEDEVALVEGGAELGEALLRLPFDHFFFTGGPRVGRRVMEAAAKHLASVTLELGGKSPVVVDSTADVESAAERVAWGKFLNGGQTCIAPDHVWVHASREEAFLAALKSAVERFYGRTEEARRASPDFCRMVDDGAFARVRGMLDGAVAAGARVVTGGGVDAETRYIAPTVVADVAPDSPLMEEEIFGPVLPVLRYESLDQVVTHVRAGGKPLAFYIFSQDETAVELLLRETSAGGTCINTVVLHNANPHLPFGGVGPSGLGAYHGETGFRTFSHERAVLRQGRTSLSHVFFPPFTGKAMKLVRLASRLFE from the coding sequence ATGCGCGTGGTGAAGCTGGAGGAGGAGCTGGTTCCCCGGGGGCTTCGGGAAGCATTCGACCGCTTGCGGGCCCGGCGCTGGGAGGTGGCGCGCCGGGGTGCTGGCGAGCGGCTGGCCCGGCTGGAGAAGCTCAAGGCGCTCATCCTCGAGCGGCGCGAGGCGCTGGCGGACGCCCTCCACGCGGACTTCCGCAAGCCGCGCGCGGAGGTGGAGGCCACGGAGGTGCTGCCCGTGCTCATGGAGCTGGAGCACGTGCGCAAGCAGCTCAAGGGGTGGATGAAGCCCCGCAAGGTGGCGACCCCGCTGCTGCTCTCGGGGACCTCCAGCCACGTGCGCTCCGAGCCTCGCGGCGTGGTGCTGGTGCTGGCGCCGTGGAACTACCCCTTCAACCTGCTGATGCTGCCGCTGGTGGGCGCGGTGGCGGCGGGCAACACGGTGATGTGCAAGCCGAGCGAGAAGACGCCGCACACGTCCGCCTTCCTCGCCGCGCTGCTGCGCGATGCCTTCCCCGAGGACGAAGTCGCGCTCGTGGAGGGCGGCGCCGAGCTGGGTGAGGCGCTGCTGCGCCTTCCCTTCGACCACTTCTTCTTCACCGGCGGGCCTCGCGTGGGGCGGCGGGTGATGGAGGCCGCGGCGAAGCACCTGGCCAGCGTGACGCTGGAGCTGGGGGGCAAGTCGCCCGTCGTCGTGGACTCGACGGCGGACGTCGAGAGCGCGGCGGAGCGCGTCGCGTGGGGCAAGTTCCTCAACGGCGGCCAGACGTGTATCGCCCCGGACCATGTCTGGGTGCATGCCTCGCGCGAGGAGGCGTTCCTGGCCGCGCTGAAGTCGGCGGTGGAGCGCTTCTACGGACGCACCGAGGAGGCGCGCCGCGCGAGCCCCGACTTCTGCCGGATGGTGGATGACGGCGCCTTCGCGCGGGTGCGGGGGATGCTGGACGGCGCGGTGGCGGCGGGCGCGCGCGTGGTGACGGGAGGCGGCGTGGACGCGGAGACGCGCTACATCGCGCCCACGGTGGTGGCGGACGTGGCGCCGGACTCACCGCTGATGGAGGAGGAGATCTTCGGGCCGGTGCTGCCGGTGCTGCGCTACGAGTCGCTCGACCAGGTGGTGACGCACGTGCGCGCGGGCGGCAAGCCGCTGGCGTTCTACATCTTCAGCCAGGACGAGACGGCGGTGGAATTGCTCCTGCGCGAGACGAGCGCGGGCGGCACGTGCATCAACACCGTGGTGCTGCACAACGCGAACCCCCACCTGCCCTTCGGCGGTGTGGGCCCCAGCGGGCTGGGCGCGTACCACGGCGAGACGGGCTTCAGGACCTTCAGCCACGAGCGCGCGGTGCTGCGCCAGGGGCGCACGTCGCTTTCGCACGTGTTCTTCCCGCCCTTCACGGGCAAGGCGATGAAGCTGGTGCGGCTGGCGAGCCGGCTGTTCGAGTGA
- a CDS encoding ABC-F family ATP-binding cassette domain-containing protein, translating to MIRLDNISKQHGQQILFIEASAALHKGEKVGLVGPNGAGKSTLFRMITDQEHPDEGQVAVDRGVTIGYFSQDVGEMSGRSAVSEVMDGAGPVSTVAAELKQLEADLADPDKADEMEKLVERYGLVQGRFEELGGYALEGRAREILAGLGFSEEMMDGDVGALSGGWKMRVALARILLMRPDAMLLDEPSNHLDLESLIWLEGFLKGYEGGLLMTSHDREFMNRIVTKMVEIDGGSLTTYSGNYDFYEQQRAQNEKQQQAQYERQQAMLAKELKFIERFKARASHAAQVQSRVKKLEKIEKVEPPKRRQTVLFEFQPAPRSGDDVVSLKAVHKAYGKKRIYDGMDFLVRRGERWCIMGVNGAGKSTLLKLVVGATTPDQGAVAMGGSVKMGYFAQHAMDLLDGERTVFQSLEDAFPRAGQGSLRALAGCFGFSGDEVEKKCRVLSGGEKARLVMAKMLFDPPNFLVLDEPTNHLDMATKEMLITALSRYEGTMLFVSHDRHFLGALSNRVLELTPDGIHQYGGGYTEYVARTGHEAPGLRT from the coding sequence ATGATTCGTCTCGACAACATCAGCAAGCAGCACGGCCAGCAGATTCTCTTCATCGAGGCTTCGGCCGCTCTCCACAAGGGGGAGAAGGTCGGCCTGGTGGGCCCCAACGGCGCCGGCAAGTCGACGCTGTTCCGGATGATTACGGACCAGGAGCACCCGGACGAGGGGCAGGTCGCCGTCGACCGGGGCGTCACCATCGGCTACTTCAGCCAGGACGTCGGTGAGATGTCGGGCCGGAGCGCCGTCTCCGAGGTCATGGACGGCGCGGGCCCCGTGAGCACGGTGGCCGCGGAGCTCAAGCAGCTCGAGGCCGACCTGGCCGATCCGGACAAGGCGGACGAGATGGAGAAGCTCGTCGAGCGCTACGGCCTGGTGCAGGGGCGCTTCGAGGAGCTGGGCGGGTACGCGCTGGAGGGCCGCGCGCGGGAGATTCTCGCGGGCCTGGGCTTCAGCGAGGAGATGATGGACGGCGACGTCGGCGCGCTGTCCGGTGGTTGGAAGATGCGCGTGGCGCTCGCGCGCATCCTGCTCATGCGTCCGGACGCGATGCTCCTCGACGAGCCGAGCAACCACCTGGACCTGGAGAGCCTCATCTGGCTGGAGGGCTTCCTCAAGGGCTACGAGGGCGGCCTCCTGATGACCTCGCACGACCGCGAGTTCATGAACCGCATCGTCACCAAGATGGTGGAGATCGACGGTGGCTCGCTGACGACGTACTCAGGCAACTACGACTTCTACGAGCAGCAGCGCGCGCAGAACGAGAAGCAGCAGCAGGCGCAGTACGAGCGTCAGCAGGCGATGCTCGCCAAGGAGCTGAAGTTCATCGAGCGCTTCAAGGCGCGCGCCTCCCACGCGGCGCAGGTGCAGAGCCGCGTGAAGAAGCTGGAGAAGATCGAGAAGGTGGAGCCGCCCAAGCGCCGCCAGACGGTGCTGTTCGAGTTCCAGCCCGCGCCCCGCTCCGGCGACGACGTGGTGAGCCTGAAGGCCGTGCACAAGGCCTACGGCAAGAAGCGCATCTACGACGGCATGGACTTCCTGGTCCGCCGCGGCGAGCGCTGGTGCATCATGGGCGTCAACGGCGCGGGCAAGTCCACGCTGCTCAAGCTGGTGGTGGGCGCGACGACGCCGGACCAGGGCGCGGTGGCGATGGGCGGCAGCGTCAAGATGGGCTACTTCGCGCAGCACGCCATGGACCTGCTGGATGGCGAGCGCACGGTGTTCCAGTCGCTGGAGGACGCGTTCCCCCGCGCGGGGCAGGGCTCGCTGCGCGCCCTGGCCGGGTGCTTCGGCTTCTCCGGCGACGAGGTGGAGAAGAAGTGCCGCGTGCTGTCCGGGGGTGAGAAGGCGCGGTTGGTGATGGCGAAGATGCTCTTCGACCCGCCGAACTTCCTGGTCCTGGACGAGCCCACCAACCACCTGGACATGGCGACGAAGGAGATGCTCATCACGGCGCTGTCGCGCTACGAGGGCACCATGCTGTTCGTCTCCCACGACCGTCACTTCCTGGGCGCGCTGTCCAACCGCGTGCTGGAGCTGACGCCGGACGGCATCCACCAGTACGGCGGTGGCTACACCGAGTACGTGGCTCGCACGGGCCACGAGGCTCCGGGCCTTCGCACCTGA
- a CDS encoding aldehyde dehydrogenase family protein: MLELVPAVPESKPEVDVSRIQAVFEAQRAHRWAMSRSTAAERITRLKRLREAIIARRGELAEAIHRDFRKPALEVELTEIHPTLEELNHTVKHLSSWMKPTRVGTPLLLAGSSSHVRYEARGVVLILAPWNYPFQLMLAPLIAAIAAGNTVVCKPSEKTPNTSRFLARLVRDIFPENEVALFEGGAETAEALLELPFDHLFFTGNPRIGRKVMEAAAKHLSSVTLELGGKSPAIVDESADLQATAERLAWGKFLNGGQTCVAPDYVFVHESRKQALVDALKAVITRFYGATEAERQASADFSRLVDTVAWRRVKDLVDRSVAAGAKAEVGGVADGPSRYIAPTVLTDVTPDMAIMSGEIFGPVLPVMTYRSRDEVYAHIQRGDKPLALYVFSEDKRAIEDVFRHTTSGGAVVNNVLVHVANPHLPFGGVGMSGLGNYHGLYGFRTFSHERAVSVQWMKSMVAVFFPPYRGKLQEMASRFTRLLE; this comes from the coding sequence ATGCTGGAGCTCGTGCCCGCTGTTCCGGAGTCGAAGCCCGAGGTCGACGTCTCGCGCATCCAGGCCGTGTTCGAGGCCCAGCGCGCGCACCGCTGGGCGATGTCGCGCAGCACGGCCGCCGAGCGCATCACCCGGCTCAAGCGGCTGCGCGAGGCCATCATCGCCCGCCGGGGGGAGCTGGCGGAGGCCATCCACCGCGACTTCCGCAAGCCCGCGCTCGAGGTGGAGCTGACGGAAATCCATCCCACGCTGGAGGAGCTGAACCACACGGTGAAGCACCTGTCCTCGTGGATGAAGCCCACGCGGGTGGGGACGCCCCTCTTGCTCGCGGGCTCGTCGTCGCACGTGCGCTACGAGGCGCGCGGCGTGGTGCTGATTCTCGCGCCGTGGAACTACCCCTTCCAGCTCATGCTGGCGCCGCTCATCGCCGCCATCGCCGCGGGCAACACCGTGGTGTGCAAGCCCAGCGAGAAGACCCCCAACACCTCGCGCTTCCTGGCCCGCCTGGTGCGGGACATCTTCCCGGAGAACGAAGTGGCCCTCTTCGAGGGCGGCGCGGAGACGGCGGAGGCGCTCTTGGAGCTGCCCTTCGACCACCTCTTCTTCACCGGCAACCCGCGCATCGGCCGCAAGGTGATGGAGGCCGCGGCGAAGCACCTGTCCAGCGTGACGCTGGAGCTGGGCGGCAAGTCGCCCGCCATCGTCGACGAGTCAGCGGACCTCCAGGCGACGGCGGAGCGGCTCGCGTGGGGCAAGTTCCTCAACGGCGGCCAGACGTGTGTCGCGCCCGACTACGTCTTCGTCCATGAGTCGCGCAAGCAGGCGCTGGTGGACGCGCTCAAGGCCGTCATCACCCGCTTCTACGGCGCGACGGAGGCGGAGCGACAGGCGAGCGCGGACTTCTCCCGGCTGGTGGACACCGTGGCGTGGCGGCGGGTGAAGGACCTGGTGGACCGCTCCGTGGCGGCGGGGGCGAAGGCGGAGGTGGGCGGGGTGGCGGACGGGCCCTCGCGCTACATCGCGCCCACCGTGCTGACGGACGTGACGCCGGACATGGCCATCATGTCGGGGGAGATTTTCGGCCCGGTGCTGCCGGTGATGACGTACCGCTCGCGCGACGAGGTGTACGCGCACATCCAGCGGGGCGACAAGCCGCTGGCCCTCTATGTCTTCAGCGAGGACAAGCGAGCCATCGAGGACGTGTTCCGCCACACGACGTCCGGCGGAGCCGTCGTCAACAACGTCCTGGTCCACGTGGCCAACCCCCACCTCCCCTTTGGCGGGGTGGGCATGAGTGGCCTGGGCAACTATCACGGCCTCTACGGCTTCCGGACCTTCAGCCATGAGCGGGCCGTGTCGGTTCAGTGGATGAAGTCCATGGTCGCGGTGTTCTTCCCGCCGTATCGCGGGAAACTGCAGGAAATGGCCTCCCGCTTTACGCGGCTGTTGGAGTAG
- a CDS encoding zinc-binding dehydrogenase, translated as MADANQRTMRAARFDTAARSLTVMDVPVPRPQPGEVRVRVKACGICLSDAHLLDGSLQSPLPVVTPGHESSGVIDEVGPGVSRWQVGQRVALAGGKPCGRCVKCTNGQPSECIDFHIMGFHYDGAWAEYVVVPAFVLSAIPDHLPFEQAAILADAVATPYAGLVDTAQLRPAQSVGLWGIGGLGVHAVQIARMMGATPILAFDTNEAARQRALEFGADVALDPRAPDVREQILRHTGGMGLDVAVDLVGANVVLAQAAKSIGRHGRAVMVGLSPEPIQLGSGVNFGVRSQALLGHLGYEKKHLDQLVSLVGTKRLDVSRSVTATLSLEDVAQGVERLVKKEGNPIRLVITP; from the coding sequence ATGGCAGACGCGAACCAGCGGACGATGCGGGCAGCACGGTTCGACACGGCGGCGCGGTCCTTGACGGTGATGGACGTTCCCGTGCCTCGACCCCAGCCAGGGGAAGTCCGGGTGCGAGTGAAGGCGTGTGGCATCTGTCTCTCGGATGCACATCTGCTCGATGGCTCCTTGCAGTCGCCGCTGCCGGTGGTGACGCCGGGGCACGAGTCGTCCGGCGTCATCGACGAGGTGGGCCCGGGCGTGTCGCGCTGGCAGGTGGGGCAGCGCGTGGCCCTGGCGGGCGGCAAGCCGTGCGGGCGCTGTGTGAAGTGCACCAACGGCCAGCCCTCCGAGTGCATCGACTTCCACATCATGGGCTTCCACTACGACGGCGCCTGGGCGGAGTACGTCGTGGTGCCGGCCTTCGTGCTGTCGGCGATTCCGGACCACCTGCCCTTCGAGCAAGCCGCGATTCTCGCGGACGCGGTGGCCACGCCCTACGCGGGGCTGGTGGACACGGCGCAGCTGCGGCCCGCGCAGTCCGTGGGCCTGTGGGGCATTGGCGGGCTGGGCGTCCACGCGGTGCAGATTGCCCGCATGATGGGGGCCACGCCGATTCTCGCGTTCGACACGAACGAGGCCGCGCGCCAGCGGGCGCTGGAGTTCGGCGCGGACGTGGCGCTGGACCCTCGCGCCCCGGACGTACGCGAGCAGATCCTCCGTCACACCGGCGGCATGGGGCTGGATGTGGCGGTGGACCTGGTGGGCGCGAATGTCGTGCTGGCGCAGGCGGCCAAGAGCATCGGCCGGCACGGGCGGGCGGTGATGGTGGGCCTGTCGCCGGAGCCCATCCAGTTGGGGTCCGGGGTGAACTTCGGCGTGCGCTCCCAGGCGCTGCTCGGGCACCTGGGCTACGAGAAGAAGCACCTGGACCAGCTCGTGTCGCTGGTGGGGACGAAGCGGCTGGACGTCTCGCGCTCGGTGACGGCGACGCTGTCCCTGGAGGACGTGGCCCAGGGGGTGGAGCGGCTGGTGAAGAAGGAGGGCAACCCCATCCGCCTGGTCATCACCCCGTGA
- a CDS encoding phenylalanine--tRNA ligase beta subunit-related protein encodes MLTVDPHPSLDTLAFTTVFPASLGSLPSPEWLVALLKPDASAPLSSDDTVRGAVRDMLRHGGYKPTGRGKPASEYLVRASGDGSLGSINTAVDACNAVSLHSGLPISVVDLDRATAPFRVGIAPEGSEYVFNASGQSIDLAGLLCLFDAQGPCANAVKDAQRTKTNADTRRTLTVLWGAQALGDRTARAFAWYRELLARAGATVEPLP; translated from the coding sequence GTGCTGACCGTCGACCCGCATCCGTCCCTGGACACCCTGGCCTTCACCACCGTCTTTCCGGCGTCGCTCGGCTCCCTGCCGTCGCCGGAGTGGCTGGTGGCGCTCTTGAAGCCGGATGCGTCGGCGCCGCTCTCCAGCGACGACACCGTGCGCGGCGCCGTGCGGGACATGCTCCGCCACGGAGGCTACAAGCCCACGGGGCGCGGCAAGCCCGCGTCCGAGTACCTGGTGCGCGCCTCGGGCGACGGCTCGCTCGGCTCCATCAACACCGCGGTGGATGCGTGCAACGCGGTGTCCCTGCACAGCGGCCTGCCCATCAGCGTGGTGGACCTGGACCGCGCCACCGCGCCCTTCCGCGTGGGCATCGCCCCCGAGGGCTCGGAGTATGTCTTCAACGCCTCCGGCCAGAGCATCGACCTGGCGGGCCTGCTCTGCCTCTTCGACGCGCAGGGCCCCTGCGCCAACGCGGTGAAGGACGCCCAGCGCACCAAGACGAACGCGGACACGCGCCGCACCCTCACCGTCCTCTGGGGCGCCCAGGCCCTGGGCGACCGCACCGCGCGGGCCTTCGCGTGGTACCGCGAGCTGCTCGCGCGCGCGGGCGCCACCGTGGAGCCACTCCCCTGA
- a CDS encoding TetR/AcrR family transcriptional regulator, whose amino-acid sequence MVSNLSAKEGRAGPLRARKDEDKEARRRLLLDEALALYAATSYAQVKMADVAERAGLAKGTVFLYFPTKEALFLALLEDLLFSWFERLEAHLASPDAEWTGAWLARTVAGSLEGELPLTRLLALLQTVLEQNVSVEQARRFKERLLEALSRTGATLEAKLPFLHAGEGARFLVHLHALVTGLRQMADVAPVAREVLAAQHMAPLRVDFTAELTAALTTLLRGLESR is encoded by the coding sequence ATGGTCAGCAATCTGAGCGCGAAGGAGGGCCGGGCGGGCCCGCTGCGCGCGCGCAAGGACGAGGACAAGGAAGCGCGGCGGCGGCTGCTGCTCGACGAGGCCTTGGCGCTCTACGCGGCCACCTCCTACGCGCAGGTGAAGATGGCGGACGTGGCGGAGCGCGCCGGGCTGGCCAAGGGCACGGTGTTCCTCTACTTCCCGACGAAGGAGGCGCTGTTCCTCGCGCTCCTGGAGGACCTGCTCTTCTCCTGGTTCGAGCGGCTGGAGGCCCACCTCGCCTCGCCGGACGCGGAGTGGACGGGGGCGTGGCTGGCGCGCACGGTGGCCGGGTCCCTGGAGGGAGAGCTGCCCCTGACGCGGCTGCTCGCGCTCCTCCAGACGGTGCTGGAGCAGAACGTGTCCGTGGAGCAGGCGCGAAGGTTCAAGGAGCGGCTGCTGGAGGCGCTGTCGCGCACGGGCGCGACGCTGGAGGCGAAGCTGCCCTTCCTGCACGCGGGAGAAGGCGCGCGCTTCCTGGTCCACCTGCACGCCCTGGTGACGGGCCTGCGACAGATGGCGGACGTGGCCCCCGTGGCGCGCGAGGTGCTCGCCGCCCAGCACATGGCGCCCTTGCGCGTCGACTTCACCGCCGAATTGACGGCGGCGCTCACCACCCTCTTGCGCGGGCTCGAGTCCCGCTGA
- a CDS encoding glutathione S-transferase family protein, producing the protein MMKLYFAQNTRATRPRWLLEELGVPYELVPVDVHQREHKTPEYLRIHPMGSMPALEDDGHAIFESAAILLHVADKFPEKGFAPLAGTVERAEYYQWMMFCMATMEPPLSAYSAHSRFLPEVDRVPGEAERGKKRFTDIAKMLEEKLQGRSFIVGERFTAADVVMASILNWGASMGLLEDFPGLRAYVARQISRPAARRAEQ; encoded by the coding sequence ATGATGAAGCTCTACTTCGCCCAGAACACGCGTGCCACCCGGCCCCGCTGGTTGCTCGAGGAGCTGGGGGTTCCCTACGAGCTGGTGCCGGTGGACGTGCACCAGCGCGAGCACAAGACGCCCGAGTACCTGCGCATCCACCCCATGGGCTCCATGCCCGCGCTGGAGGATGACGGCCACGCCATCTTCGAGTCGGCGGCCATCCTGCTGCACGTGGCGGACAAGTTCCCGGAGAAGGGCTTCGCCCCGCTGGCGGGCACGGTGGAGCGCGCCGAGTACTACCAGTGGATGATGTTCTGCATGGCCACCATGGAGCCGCCCTTGTCCGCGTACTCCGCGCACAGCCGCTTCCTGCCGGAGGTGGACCGGGTGCCCGGCGAGGCGGAGCGCGGCAAGAAGCGCTTCACGGACATCGCGAAGATGCTGGAGGAGAAGCTCCAGGGGCGCAGCTTCATCGTGGGGGAGCGCTTCACCGCGGCGGACGTGGTGATGGCGTCCATCCTCAACTGGGGCGCGAGCATGGGGCTGCTCGAGGACTTCCCCGGCCTGCGCGCCTATGTGGCGCGGCAGATTTCGCGTCCGGCCGCGCGGCGCGCCGAGCAGTAG
- a CDS encoding helix-turn-helix transcriptional regulator, whose protein sequence is MRRLVHVLDVELAPAAPHASLVDARRLEAADPAAFGVLVKYMQAREKSFGVSVQRQALVRPEGVAGAVVGGFYTLLTGAYPSKVFTDPASALGWLGQPEGRAAPLVSKLNDLVAEATGQSPLLRELHQVMKSKLPDIHLTEVAREMGMSERTLQRRLKEARTSFQAELNAVQVRMAQALLLETDMKLTAIAVEVGCASLQHFSSLFRKLVGDSPSSWRERQQGKTSAPDEDPSDEAPPNEGPSDEAPSDDT, encoded by the coding sequence GTGCGCCGGCTCGTGCACGTGCTCGACGTGGAGCTGGCCCCCGCGGCGCCCCATGCCTCGCTGGTGGACGCGCGCCGGTTGGAGGCGGCGGACCCCGCGGCCTTCGGGGTGCTCGTGAAGTACATGCAAGCGCGGGAGAAGTCCTTCGGCGTCTCCGTGCAGCGCCAGGCGCTGGTGCGCCCCGAGGGCGTGGCGGGCGCGGTGGTGGGCGGCTTCTACACGCTGCTCACCGGGGCCTATCCCAGCAAGGTGTTCACCGACCCCGCGTCCGCGCTGGGGTGGCTGGGCCAGCCGGAAGGCCGCGCGGCGCCGCTGGTGTCCAAGCTCAATGACCTGGTGGCCGAGGCCACCGGCCAGTCCCCGCTCCTGCGCGAGCTGCATCAGGTGATGAAGAGCAAGCTGCCGGACATCCACCTGACGGAGGTGGCCCGCGAGATGGGCATGTCCGAGCGCACGCTCCAGCGGCGGCTGAAGGAGGCCCGCACCTCCTTCCAGGCAGAGCTCAACGCCGTGCAGGTGCGCATGGCCCAGGCGCTGCTCCTGGAGACGGACATGAAGCTCACCGCCATCGCGGTGGAAGTGGGCTGCGCGTCGCTCCAGCACTTCAGCAGCTTGTTCCGCAAGCTCGTGGGCGACTCGCCCAGTTCGTGGCGCGAGCGCCAGCAGGGCAAGACGTCCGCCCCCGACGAAGACCCCTCCGACGAAGCCCCCCCCAACGAAGGCCCCTCCGACGAAGCCCCGTCCGACGACACGTAG